cGGTCTTGCGCGGTGATGGACCCCAGGATCGGTGTCCGCCGGTCGGGCTTCACGAAGATCTCCGCGCACTGGAATATGGACTGGCCGCCGCCAAAGATGAAGTCGATGTTGCCCTGGATGTAGCAGCTCTCGTAGTAGTGGCGGCCAACGCTATCGAAGAGGGTGTGGTGGGGACTGTAGAAGGCGCAATGGTAGAAGGCCACCTTGTCGCCACTGACCATGGTGGCCACCGTGCGGATCTCCGGGTTGTTCGGCAGCCCCGCGCGCGCCGCGTTCTGTGCACATCTATGAAAATAAGTTCTTTGGACGAAGTTTTACACACACTCGCAATTCGAGAGTAGGAAGAGAAAGAAGAGGAAAGCAACTAGGAGCGCACCCTGAAGCTAATGCCAAAGACGATGACATTGTCCGCGTGCACGGCGAACGTGGCAGACTCGGTGTTGTGCGGGGAGGCGGACTCGTAGGAGATGGACGTCCGGCCCTTGCCGTTCCCCCTCACGAAGATGAACGGCTTCGTCTCGGGAATCACGACTTTCTCCCTGCAATCATACGATAACACGCGCATTTGTGAAAACCCACCCACACCCAACACACACATGCCTTCTTCTAATTGCGCTGCGTCCACATGAACAAATAATTGTGCGTGCATACGTACGCGTAGACGCCGGCGCGGAGATGGACGACAACCCACTCAGAGTTGCCGTCCGGCACTGCATCGATGGCGGACTGGATGGTCTTGAACTCGTCGTTGGGGCCGACGATCAGCGTGCGCTTGGCGCCGAGCTTAGAGGTGAGGAGGGGCCCGTTGACAACATCATCGCTCTTCTTGGCGAGCTTGTTGTGTGCGTCGCAGAGTGACAGCAAGAGGACCGCCgctgcggcgaggaggaggaggaggctaggcTGGGCCATCATGGGGGCGCGCGTGCGTGGGTGTGTTCTGCGAGAATAGCTCGCTGCGCCCCAGGACATTGCCGGGGAAGTGGGGTTGCTAAGAACACGGTGCTCGTTTATGTCCACTCGCTACTGGTGAACATGCGAAGGCTAGGAGGGCAAGGCGGGGGCATCTTCATGGTTTGCCATGCATGCTTAAAGCTGCCAATGAAAATTTATCTTCACTCGATGGATTGTCTGGTGTGGTCTAATTTTGTAACGTGTGGCATTGCGGTATTCTGGTTTAACTTACCCGAGACCAACACACAGTATGTCAAAGAGGTGTGAGggtaatttttttgtttttgaaaccaGGCAAAAGACTTGTCATTTTCATTAATTAAGAGCGGAGGTTTAGACATACGCCGCAACGCGGCCACAAGAAAAGACTACTCTCGTAACATAAGAGTACTCAAATGCTTGGCCCCAGCCAAAGTCCAAAGATGggcctcctctttaattctcatgaCGACAACTGTGGCCGGAGCCGCAGCGTTGCGAAAAATTCTGGCATTTCATTCCTTCCATATCTCCCATGAGACAAGCATCATAACGGAGGCAAGAGCCTTTCTGTTATGATCCGTGTTGCTCACCGCCTTTTGCCACCAAGTTCGAACCGAAACTTCATTTTGCCAAGTCATTGGTGAGAAATTGTGGATTCCCAGCCAAACGGTAATCTCGTTCCAAACTCTATTCGTGAATCTACACTGAAATAGCAGGTGGGCAGCAGACTCTTGAACTTGCTTGCAAAGGAGGCAAAGGTTGCAATTGGGCCATCCCCGTCGAGACAAATGATCGGCCGTCCAGACTCGGTTCTGGAGAACTAACCAAGCAAAGAACTTGCATTTTGGAGGAGCCCACATGTTCCAGATCATGGAAGCATTGGAACTGATGGTGAGTCCCACAAATTGCGctgagttatttacccaaaaccaccacagttggggctagggtaacaacttaatACCACATTTGAGCCAGGGCACAAAAAACCACCAACTCTGCACCTAACCAATAACACAGAGCACTAATAGTCGACTGAGCTCACATAAACAGTGAACCTGACAGGTTGGGTGCACCAGTCAGGCTGAATTGGCATGCATACGTGACAAATATGCCAAGCTGGAcatgggtccaacctgtcagcctcccatcttttttcttcttcctcctaaTCTCTCTCTTTCACCGTACGCCACCGCTGGGTAGTGGAGGCCAGAGGGCTAACTTCCCTTGCTCTCCGCCCCGTCGCCCGATCCAGCGAGGCAGCCGTTGTGGTGCGTCCCCACTACTGCCTCCGGTCTTCGGATCCCGTCGGCCGCCTCTTTCCCCTCTTAATCGACCACCAGATCCCTGCCTCCCTTTGTCGGACCCGTTCCTGAGAAGCCGTCGGCCGTGCCATTTTTGCTCGGCTCTAGCGTCCATGTGCAGCGGATCAGGCCATCATGAAGAGCAGCACGCTTCTCCCTAGCGACCATGTGCGGCGCAGGAAGGAATGCTCCGGTGTCCACGGAGGAGTACGCGCTGGTGGCGCCGGAATTGCTGTGCACGGCAGCCGGCGACGCCTCGgcggtgcgcagggaggccctggcCATGCCCGTGCGGGCGTGTGCCATGGAGGGCATGTCTGACCGCGGCCACGAGTGCGCCATCGGCGTCCTGGCGGCCATCTACGAAGGGGAGGCCAAGGACGCATGGTGGGTTGGTGCAGGGCGAGTACTACGCGCATGGTCGGCTcaaggtcactgtcggtgtcaaaaccggctgatctcgggtagggggtccaagctgtgcgtctaagaatcgatggtaacaatggacaaGGGACACATTGTTTACCCAGGTCTGCCccccttaatggaggtaaaaccctactcctgcttgattatattcgaagggtataggggt
This region of Triticum dicoccoides isolate Atlit2015 ecotype Zavitan unplaced genomic scaffold, WEW_v2.0 scaffold90063, whole genome shotgun sequence genomic DNA includes:
- the LOC119348366 gene encoding probable pectinesterase 67 — protein: MMAQPSLLLLLAAAAVLLLSLCDAHNKLAKKSDDVVNGPLLTSKLGAKRTLIVGPNDEFKTIQSAIDAVPDGNSEWVVVHLRAGVYAEKVVIPETKPFIFVRGNGKGRTSISYESASPHNTESATFAVHADNVIVFGISFRNAARAGLPNNPEIRTVATMVSGDKVAFYHCAFYSPHHTLFDSVGRHYYESCYIQGNIDFIFGGGQSIFQCAEIFVKPDRRTPILGSITAQDRKEESDSSGFVFLKGKVYGVGEVYLGRANEAYSRVVFADTYLSKTVNPAGWTNYNFSGSTEHVMLGEFNCTGPGADRSQRVPWSRQLDQAEAAKFLTVDFINGKDWLPAFYY